One Elaeis guineensis isolate ETL-2024a chromosome 10, EG11, whole genome shotgun sequence genomic window carries:
- the LOC105053182 gene encoding LOW QUALITY PROTEIN: protein FLOURY 1 (The sequence of the model RefSeq protein was modified relative to this genomic sequence to represent the inferred CDS: inserted 1 base in 1 codon): MRFGIKEKCSRAGAHLQSRGSLLVFLAFGFGLLALLWGSPSSKDWNLALDSLDFPSVSTVYSVFVLLFLLFLGFSVWRLGEXFDELEAVLEQFRKVMADQRSGLGFSDVVCASCGSKFRSWKGYLGGSFKGGKEPVVERTCSPKWECKNCIGRNGMKDLSDELIAEEGAEDGEEEEGFDGDELMKLRKEIEKERRLRTEAVGQLEEERRAATSAADEAMAKILSLQNEKASVEREARRYHEIAEQRKAYDEQYIEQLQWLIEKLESEKGEMEGKFEPGGQKIKVTDSDALSGKRTCHLSSVMDRIEMEA; this comes from the exons GCAATCCAGGGGAAGTCTTCTCGTCTTCCTGGCGTTCGGGTTTGGATTACTGGCCCTTCTTTGGGGCTCTCCTTCCTCGAAAGATTGGAACCTGGCGCTTGACTCTCTTGATTTCCCCTCTGTCAGTACCGTTTATAGCGTCTTTGTGTTGCTTTTTCTGCTGTTCTTGGGGTTTAGTGTGTGGCGCCTTGGCG GGTTTGACGAGCTTGAGGCGGTTCTCGAGCAATTCCGGAAGGTGATGGCGGATCAGCGAAGCGGGCTCGGCTTCAGTGACGTCGTTTGTGCCTCCTGTGGCTCCAAGTTTCGATCTTGGAAGGGTTATCTGGGTGGAAGTTTCAAGGGGGGCAAGGAGCCCGTTGTGGAGAGAACGTGTTCGCCGAAATGGGAATGTAAGAATTGCATTGGTAGGAACGGGATGAAAGATTTATCGGATGAGCTTATAGCAGAGGAAGGGGCGGAAGATGGTGAGGAGGAAGAAGGGTTTGATGGAGATGAACTAATGAAGTTAAGAAAGGAGATTGAGAAGGAGAGAAGGCTCCGGACCGAGGCGGTCGGGcaattggaggaggaaagaagggcTGCTACTTCTGCTGCTGACGAGGCCATGGCCAAGATTCTGTCGCTTCAAAATGAGAAAGCTTCTGTTGAGAGAGAGGCAAGGCGATACCACGAAATAGCTGAACAGAGGAAGGCATATGATGAGCAATATATCGAGCAACTGCAGTGGCTTATAGAGAAACTTGAATCCGAGAAGGGAGAGATGGAGGGGAAATTCGAGCCAGGTGGGCAAAAGATCAAGGTTACAGATAGTGATGCCTTGTCTGGAAAAAGAACCTGCCATCTTTCAAGTGTAATGGATCGAATTGAAATGGAGGCATGA
- the LOC105053181 gene encoding LOW QUALITY PROTEIN: glutamine synthetase nodule isozyme (The sequence of the model RefSeq protein was modified relative to this genomic sequence to represent the inferred CDS: inserted 1 base in 1 codon): protein MSLLTDLVNLNLSETTEKIIAEYIWIGGSGMDIRSKARTLPGPVTDXSKLPKWNYDGSSTGQAPGEDSEVILYPQAIFKDPFRRGNNILVMCDCYTPAGEPIPTNKRFNAAKIFSHPDVAAEEPWYGIEQEYTLLQKDVHWPLGWPVGGYPGPQGPYYCSAGADKSFGRDIVDSHYKACLYAGVNISGINGEVMPGQWEFQVGPSVGISAGDELWIARYILERITEIAGVVLSFDPKPIQGDWNGAGAHTNYSTKSMRSDGGYEVIKKAIGKLGKRHKEHIAAYGEGNERRLTGRHETADINTFVWGVANRGASIRVGRETEKNGKGYFEDRRPASNMDPYVVTSMIAETTILWKP, encoded by the exons ATGTCTCTGCTCACAGATCTCGTCAACCTGAACCTCTCCGAAACCACGGAGAAGATCATAGCCGAGTACATATG GATTGGAGGATCTGGTATGGACATCCGAAGCAAAGCAAGG ACTCTGCCGGGGCCTGTTACTG CTAGCAAGCTTCCAAAGTGGAATTATGATGGTTCGAGCACAGGTCAAGCTCCTGGTGAGGATAGTGAAGTGATATTATA TCCTCAAGCCATTTTCAAGGATCCTTTTAGGAGGGGGAACAATATTCTT GTCATGTGTGACTGTTATACCCCAGCAGGTGAGCCGATCCCTACAAACAAAAGATTCAATGCGGCTAAGATTTTTAGCCATCCTGATGTTGCTGCTGAGGAACCTTG GTATGGAATAGAGCAGGAGTACACCCTCCTGCAGAAGGATGTCCATTGGCCACTAGGGTGGCCTGTGGGTGGTTACCCCGGTCCGCAG GGTCCCTATTATTGTTCTGCAGGTGCGGACAAATCTTTTGGGAGGGACATAGTTGACTCCCACTACAAAGCTTGTCTATATGCAGGGGTCAACATCAGTGGTATCAACGGCGAAGTTATGCCAGGCCAG TGGGAATTCCAAGTTGGCCCTTCTGTTGGCATATCTGCTGGTGATGAATTATGGATTGCTCGCTACATACTGGAG AGGATCACTGAAATTGCAGGTGTGGTTCTCTCGTTTGACCCTAAGCCGATCCAG GGGGATTGGAATGGTGCCGGTGCTCACACAAACTACAG TACCAAATCCATGAGAAGTGATGGAGGGTATGAAGTCATAAAGAAGGCCATTGGCAAGCTTGGCAAGAGGCACAAGGAGCACATTGCTGCTTATGGAGAAGGGAATGAGCGCCGCCTCACCGGACGGCATGAGACTGCTGATATCAACACCTTTGTATGG GGAGTTGCAAATCGTGGTGCATCCATTCGAGTAGGCCGTGAGACCGAGAAGAATGGCAAAG GTTATTTCGAGGATCGGAGGCCAGCATCAAACATGGATCCCTATGTTGTCACTTCCATGATTGCTGAGACTACCATCCTTTGGAAGCCATGA